Part of the Nostoc sp. UHCC 0302 genome, GAAAGCCACATGAAGTCATTGCTATGACAACCAAACAAGCCATTTTTGAGGCGATTGAACAACTGCCAGAGCAGCACCTCGAAGAAGTGTTACGGTATGTTCAACAGCTTGCACGTAGTGATAAATCACCAGCCATTAACCCACACAGCAACAGTATTGACCCCCTGGGAAACTTTATCGGTGCAGTATCTCATGGCTCCCTAGCTGCCAACTTAGACGACGAACTTTATGCCGACTAACCTTTTCATTGATACTTGGGGTTGGCTCACGCTCCATGACAAAAGTGAACGTTATCACCAAGAAGCTACAAAAGCCTACCAAAGTGCCATTTCTCAAAATGGACAAATTTATACAACTGATTACATTCTTGACGAAACATTCACTTTCTTCTTTCGACGACTTCCTGCACCGAGAGCCGACCAATCTATGAAAGCTCTGCTGTCTGCCTTTAATGCTGATAACTTTTATTTAATCCGCATTACTGAAGAACGCTTTGCCCAAACAAAAGTACTCCGTTCTAAATTTCTCGATAAGCCCCTGATTTCTTTTACTGACTTGACCTCAATGGTCGTTATGCAAGAATGTAACATTACAACAATCCTCACCCAAGATGCTCACTTCACTCATGTGGGCATGGGCTTTGAGTTAGTTCCCTAATTAGTGCGGAACTGGTCAAATGTACTTGCGCGGTGTGGTCAAATGTATTTGTTAGGGGAGCGGTGCATCATGGAGAAAAACTATACATTCAAATTCAATTCTTCCACTGCCTTAGAAGCCCTCAGAGCAGGTAAATATGACCCTATTAACTTTTACGAAGCGCGTTTAGACCTGTTTAGCCTATCGGTAATGGCAGACTACGATCAGCTAATTTGCCTACCCACACTAACTGCTATCGACAAATACTGGTATCAGATTGAAACAGCCCGAAAGGTTCTCAGACAACTAGGTGGACGTGCATTACTAGCGGATGAAGTCGGATTGGGCAAAACCATTGAGGCAGGACTAATCAT contains:
- a CDS encoding PIN domain-containing protein, with product MPTNLFIDTWGWLTLHDKSERYHQEATKAYQSAISQNGQIYTTDYILDETFTFFFRRLPAPRADQSMKALLSAFNADNFYLIRITEERFAQTKVLRSKFLDKPLISFTDLTSMVVMQECNITTILTQDAHFTHVGMGFELVP